The Oncorhynchus nerka isolate Pitt River linkage group LG24, Oner_Uvic_2.0, whole genome shotgun sequence genome has a window encoding:
- the LOC115108088 gene encoding galectin-3-binding protein B — MSGEYCLISCVLLLMVSLSVGLQNGNMRLVGGELALEGRVEIYYNGQWGTVCDDNWDITEAQVVCRYLNYPGALTAVVGGTYGQGSGPIWMDDLNCEGTEKDLSHCLFKGWGVTDCQHAEDAGVVCERESSRNSSRVYTLDHNTGLSNHMGALFDSGRDCDFDIMVRVANSAVETICVHKLIVTLDPNASILNSTQEENLSNLNLDVSLNCRPHVTDFLRYLYTRQINVTMSSAQCIHKMASDWGLKQLQEAAGRLFTWLLPDDASFQTQTSLYEYSVHTGDTVLQETCLRFLAWNCESLICSPAWTGLALGTVKALLARSDVVVPDEAFLLKGLEDWVLEQGNSSTHEDQVAILNHIRFPMIAAEDLFNLKAKSELYMDQQERYNAGMLQGFQFNALPFQTLAGGLLLKKVEYTPRIYTGKPWSFTFSSKDLNTFRFVGHYSHSGQNLNSLSANFDSPVHNSAFFSLFKKLNWNTRVFIHNHECSNSGIRCPSLPMVSLTAQNNRELPKEYQDSIRYLNKVVLMCEGEFVFHVQDFASTIGNGGNQAQIPANISAGQAYPCHSDQFSYRVVVQPVYTTEIKEN; from the exons ATGTCAGGGGAGTATTGCCTAATTTCCTGTGTCCTTCTGCTCATGGTCAGCTTGTCTGTGG GGTTACAGAATGGGAACATGAGGCTGGTGGGGGGTGAGCTGGCCCTGGAGGGCCGTGTGGAGATCTACTATAATGGACAGTGGGGGACCGTGTGTGACGACAACTGGGACATTACTGAGGCACAGGTGGTGTGTCGCTATCTCAACTACCCTGGTGCTCTCACTGCTGTGGTGGGTGGGACATACGGACAAG GATCTGGTCCTATCTGGATGGATGATCTAAACTGTGAGGGGACAGAGAAAGACTTGTCCCACTGTCTCTTCAAAGGCTGGGGGGTTACTGACTGTCAACATGCTGAGGATGCTGGTGTGGTCTGTGAAAGAG AATCGTCTCGGAATAGCAGTCGCGTCTACACTCTGGACCACAACACAGGCCTCAGTAACCACATGGGGGCGCTGTTTGACAGTGGACGCGACTGTGACTTTGACATCATGGTGCGGGTTGCAAACAGCGCTGTGGAAACCATCTGTGTTCACAAGCTGATTGTCACTCTGGACCCAAATGCCTCCATCTTAAACAGCACACAAGAGGAGAACCTCAGTAACCTCAACCTAGACGTCAGCCTCAACTGCCGGCCACATGTCACCGACTTCCTGAG GTATCTGTACACGCGGCAGATTAACGTGACCATGTCCTCTGCCCAGTGCATCCACAAGATGGCGTCCGACTGGGGTCTGAAGCAGCTTCAGGAGGCGGCAGGGAGGCTTTTCACCTGGCTGCTCCCCGATGATGCCTCCTTCCAGACCCAGACCTCTCTGTACGAGTACTCAGTCCACACAGGCGACACAGTTCTGCAGGAAACCTGTCTGCGCTTCCTTGCCTGGAACTGTGAGTCACTGATCTGTTCCCCAGCCTGGACTGGTCTTGCCCTGGGCACAGTAAAGGCCCTTCTAGCCCGTTCAGACGTGGTAGTGCCAGATGAGGCCTTCCTCCTAAAGGGTTTGGAGGACTGGGTGTTGGAACAGGGTAACTCGTCCACCCACGAAGACCAGGTCGCCATTTTGAACCATATCCGTTTTCCCATGATCGCTGCTGAAGATTTGTTCAACCTCAAAGCCAAGTCTGAACTGTACATGGACCAACAAGAGCGTTATAATGCCGGCATGTTGCAGGGCTTTCAGTTCAATGCACTACCCTTCCAGACGCTAGCTGGGGGCCTCCTCCTTAAAAAGGTGGAATACACACCCAGGATCTACACTGGCAAGCCATGGAGCTTCACTTTCAGCTCAAAGGATCTCAACACGTTCCGATTCGTCGGACACTATTCCCACTCAGGTCAGAACCTCAACAGCCTCAGTGCCAACTTTGACAGCCCTGTGCACAACAGTGCCTTTTTTTCCCTGTTCAAAAAGCTCAACTGGAACACCAGGGTCTTTATCCACAACCATGAATGCTCAAACAGCGGCATCCGCTGTCCGTCGCTGCCGATGGTCTCGCTAACTGCCCAGAATAACAGGGAGTTGCCCAAAGAGTATCAGGACAGCATCCGCTACCTCAACAAGGTTGTCCTGATGTGTGAAGGGGAGTTTGTATTCCATGTCCAGGATTTTGCATCCACGATTGGCAATGGCGGCAATCAGGCCCAGATTCCAGCAAACATCTCTGCGGGCCAGGCCTATCCGTGCCACTCAGACCAGTTCTCCTACCGTGTGGTGGTTCAGCCTGTGTACACCACTGAGATCAAGGAGAATTAG